aaagaaagaaagaattcaCACATTCTTGAGTGCTTGTGCTAGTTAAGATGTGGCACAGATATTTATGTTCAATCGCACAAAAATGAACAAACCAGCAGTTTGCAAGAGTAAAGatgaaaagtaactaaaatacatttttttaaaccaaaattaagtaaccagataaacttttaataagtatttaaagaaacaaaatattaagaagtgTTTTTCGAAATCaacaaaattgcaaataaagaaTGAACAACTATATACAAAAATCAGATTCAAACAATGAGTTCAAAACCTATTTAAAACTTCGAATTGCATATTTCAGATGTCATAACaagggttaaaaattatttcatgaataagGTGCATAAATGCACTTGAATCTATTTAAATGCATGCAAAACATCTTGAAGTGCACAAATAGAACCAAATAAAAACCATGACTAATACCAGTTtggtaaataaaacataataaaaattagcttgactaattcagaaaaaaaggaaaactaaaaaattatctactgTAATCACAggttttgcaacaaaaaaaatatataataaataatactgtaaaataaattatcacaaTAATCACTggcttttgcaaaaaaaataataatactttatgaaataaaaaaaatttatagaaagcaAATTTATACTGCAAATTATTAACgcctaattaaaaataatttttatgcactattcaaataaaatgcacacaatatgtaaatataaatcGTGCttcctaacattttaaaatgttatacacAACATTAGCTTGACTAGAATTTCTTATGAGAAAAAAACCGCTTATAAATggaacagaaatattaaataaaagatcaaTACTAAGCAAACAATTTTGATAAGTCAAAGAACCTTAAAAAAGATGTCTGCACATTGCAGAAATATATAATCACGGCAATAAATCTTGCCTTAAAATAGTCCAAATAAATAGAAACACAAAATGGTGCAAGTTGACACTTacaaaagttcataaaaaaaatttaaaataaaacaatatgaaaacaaaagaataattaacaAGCCAATCAACATTCTTAAATGCAATAGCAGCAccaaagtagaaaattttttatgcacaacaaaaacataaaatgcatAGTGCAAGTATTAAAAACTCtgcctaataattttttaagtagatacaaacataaaatttaaaacataataagtatataaaaaagttatttctatcACTAgtccttaaataaataatcctatCCAAAGATATTCTGAAATGATTAAATTCATAAGTGCATAAAGtggaaaaaaacacaacataaaaaatataacaagtaAAATTGCTACAAATCCAGCCATAACattctttaagtaaataaaaaacaactttaaaataaaagttttcaaacaataattcttgaataaataatctCATACACAAAGATAtactggaataaaataattcattccaATGACTAGAAATgagttataaacaaatataaaatgcttaaatgattaagttaataatattgATGAATAAACATGAGTAATTTGAATCTTTCCTCTTgcctcaaaattaataataaacaagatGCCTTCATAAAAGACAAAGGAGAATCGCATGCCTCAATACTCATATTGTCCTCCCATTTTATGACCACCAAGGTCCTGATCTTGCATCGGCGGAGCTTGTTGCTGCCCCATTTGGGGCAGCATAGCCGGTGGTTGAATCTGCTGGTGGAAACTTGTCTCCTTGTACACAAACCACAAGCTACAAATCCATAGCATACAATTGGCAAATCCAAAAATCTAAAAACGTAACAGTATTATGAATACAGTTAGTCAGctataagtgattttttttaaagataaaaatacttatattgattttaatagaatattaattttaaaaaatattgatattaattaagaaaataatattaatttcaaattatttaaaccagattttcttttaaaagatacttcACAGACTATTTATAAcaagttaaattttagaaatttaattacatttgaaatattattacaaataagttATAACAGTACCTTTCAAACAATattacagcattaaagtattgTCTAATATATGCAATGTGTATCATTCGCgtttattcaaaataacataGAAATGTATCATTACTAACTACTGAAAATAGgctaagaaaaattcaaaattcttttcacatattatttttttttgtaaaacttacgaaaaaaattcaataactgcattgaattttcacttgGTGttgatcttaaatttttaataatccacAAATTGGTAAGATCTTTAAAAAGTCAATTCAAAACTGCCCTAATTCATTTCATAATCAGTAGTAATAAAACTTGGCAGATACAAACTTATTACACAGCAATATattaacaatacattttaaaaccatgaaaatcaataaaatctttaacaatctcatattgaaatgttttgaaaatgtttaaattaattctttaaaaaaaatcagttggtacgaatattgatttaaattaggAATGTAACGAATGTTTGGCCACTATTTGGTATTCGGCCTTTTTGTCTAACATTTCATTGGCCCAATGTTCAGCcaaatatttggcaaaatatttttctggaaaatcaCTTTTTGGCAAAGTTTTGTTTGGAATTTGAATAGATTTGATTAAGAAtaatcaaaaattgtattttttactatacattacAAGAAATAGTTATGTCACATACTTAAGTTCGGAAACTTGCAAATTCATGTTCTGAAAGACAAATCGAAAAGTGAAATCTGAAGAATTTAAACTAGATAAGTTCATACTGAACCATATGTTTTGAATggctaaattttttcaattgtatatATTCAGGCAAATCAATTTCGCCATTTTTTCAACACATTTtgtttgaagaattaaaatttttttgttttgtgtttgctgttttttgtttttattatagtgCAGCATTTTAACGGGGCGTTTCTGATAgacttattcttttattttcgcTTTTTCCTGTAGGGCAAGATAGATAATAGTAACATAGAAAACTGCGATATTCTAcgttcaaattatatttttaaaactaagaacaatttttttccgtttctcttttgcttttttttactaatttttccttttatcagtgtttttattataacacaGCACTTTTTAAAGAGCTTTTCTAATGAACGTTATTCTTTTATAgtcacttttttctaaaaatacagcaatgagaaaagtaaatttgaaacttttagagttaaatttttcatttaagaatcaAAACCGATTTTTGTTGTGGTTTATATTTAGCTTcttctttctcaaaaaaaaaaaactttttttttattttttatttttttaacaaagcaacAAGTTTCTATTAGactttgttctttttctttcactttttcttaaaaatacagcaaatggaaaactgagatgttcagttttacaaatttttttgagaattaagatcaatttttattttttacattttcgcttttgcaaataatcttttttatgataGTGTAGTTTTTTAGAAGCGTTTCTGACAGACTATATTTCtcttattgatacttttttccccagaaaacattattttcagcaaAGTTTTGTGTTAAGCataaagaggattttttttcctatttctttctttttttcaacttcactttatatatatagctgtaaataaattttttattcatttcaaatatttctaatggagactaatatatatttttcccttttatctCCGACTAATAATATAGCtaagttttgattaatttttaataatgactaaacttatttgtgtacaaaaagtaatatttatttatgattttttttaaaaaatgttgctatTCAGCCGCTGAATATTCAGTATTCAGCCAAATTGCTATTCagtaaatcaagctgatttaaataaacaaatcctgatataaatgcaaaaagtcttaattcaataataaatatagaacaATTTCCAAGGCTGATTTACCCCCAACTATggccaaaattataaaaaaaaaagtttccttctttaattttataacgaaAAGAGAAACTGATCTTTGTTAAGAAAACATCTAGTTTCAAGATAGGcgcaaaaaaatataaggaaataaaaaaaaatcattattttcttgaatcaataagtaaggtattaaaaaatatgggtaaaataattattcacgtcactgaaaattaaaaccaaGTAACAGTATAGATAATTTTacaatcttttaataatttctcatgATGTATCTAGGTAAAAacattaatctaaaaaaaaaatatgacaagaaaatctttttaggggaaaaatatatagtttattcAAAGAAGGCAATATTCTCATCAGTGTTTGCTGAAatggataaaatgaaaaaactaatcTCATATAAACTGCAATGATCCATGGATTGATGCCCTCAAATGCACTCCGATGTTACTCCTCCAACTAtagtttgaattatatttatgatcTTTTGTTTACATCTCTTTCCGTGAGTGGGTGGTACTTTGTCACGAAGTAAAATTGTCCCCTGCACTTATAAATAggaatttgcaattattttcatttttaaattatataatacttcatttttgtgaaatatttgtcCCTTTTCCTGAAATAAAGTTCAGATAAATACTGCCAGATGAACAGTTCTCACCCTGTTTTTAAGTAATAGTTCAAAGTTGCAACACAGTGTTTAGCTATACCATGCTGTGgcgaggagaaaaaaaagttaaaaaaacgaTTATATGCTAAATGGCTGAAAagataatgagaaaaaatcagcataaagcattaaaattcaGAGTTAGGCATCATAATTTATAGTGCAGTGGTCTCGCTGTCAGTTTGGCAAATACAGCCAAAGAAAGAAACATattcaagtaattaaaataaatactcactcactaatataataataaggcatcacaaaataacaaaaaatatgcctagctatacataaaaaagtattaattttattcctcTAGTTCAAAAAACATAAACACAATGACAACAATCTAATAAAAACATCATGTACACTACAATGATGTTAATTGCcaggttttttaaaactaaaagcagAAAGAAAATCCCAAGTGAGGTTACTAAGTCTGCGGAGAGAGAGTACACTGCCTTTTTATCTTGACTTGACAAAACATTGATGGAAAAAGCCAAAATGGCTGGTATGGGGAATGACTGTTCGCCCAATCAGTGTATTAGAaagaagttaaatttgaaaacttcgaCGAGAAAAGGATAAAATTATGGCCAAAAATAGGGTTTGCAGAGTATGTAACGttagtaaaaaaagaatgttctcGAAGTTTCAGCTTTTCTACCGACAAAGGAAAGAATTACTTGAAGGTCACAGTTGGATCTGCCGGTACTAAATAGTTTGCAGAGATGCGAACAGCTAAGTTATAGTTAGTATTAAACAAGTAATGGGAGGATCCCCACAtacaaaagaaaacttaaagcGACACAGACAATTCCCACATGGAAATTTTGGGGTAATtctaaacttttcaattatcaaaataactttaagtatAACTTTAAGTCAACTATCATAATAACTTTTACTGtcaagtcacaaagtcctccatgttcccttaACTAATCATACaactgggggtactgatccagcagtttccttgtcttctaaattgtgttcaaaattacaagactatggagttgaacgtaccgtaaactcaaaattggattggctgttcaacgacggttataaaaaatttttttacaaaaaagaactaaaaaaaagatttttttttattttattgagaaaaacatAAATGCCAGCTATTTATTACAGGCACaatagaagtaaaatttaaaaaaaataaatcttaccaATGAAACATTCAGGGAGGCGAAATTCCCAAGAGTCACAGTGCGACATACTTGTACATCATTCAAGCAGATATCAAGATCGGGGAAAAGATTAGCTGGATTGGTGTAGTATTTCACATCAGAAACACCCTGAGCCCAGGCACAAGATCCCGCAAACCAAAATATGGAAAGAACTCCACTTGCAATGAAAtcctacagaaaaaaaaacactcatcAATTTAGTATGCTCgaaagtttcaattttactcaaatgaagaaaaacattaGTCATTTCATGGCACGaacaaactatataaaaatcttattgaacataaattttgtttaaataattcaattttcttcttcAGTATCTatgtaattcttaaaaaagacattttgtgGAGAGAACAAAAATTATGCCAATTAGAGAAGAacgttttcttcttcttgacaGTTTTATCCATAGTTTCAGAAGTTGCATAAAGTATTCAAGacttaaaaaagttcaaaaattataatgtccACTTTGCATCCCAAGATAAACAGCAAActcaaatttcaataactttgaaattattatacaacaataaaaggataaaataaaacaaatatttatagtaaaaattgttAGAATTTCATACATGATTAAATTAGATGCAGAAATTTCCAACagactaaattttttcaaaagattgcTTTATTTGCAATACAGAAACCATTTGAAGAGTAATTCAAAGATCAGAGCAATCAGTTTCACCGTCAAAATATGAAAAGGGATTATGATGCTCTGAAGGAAGTCCCATATTCCATGGAACTCTTGTTTTTGGACCTGGAATAACCCAACGGAAAAAacgcaaaattttcaaacttagttaAACACTTATTTTAGTTAACAACAGTAGGAATCTtttgtaaatcattaaaaaatttcttacagctTTCACTATAAAcatactatttaatatttttaacgctgattgttttggaattatttaactttagatTTGGATATGCTTTCACAGGACTTCATGAATCTAGATTTTTCAAATCTGTATAATCACtggcatataaaattataagagatAGAATCTATGCTGATCAAACTTTTACattcactattaaaaaaattattattaattaagtcaTGTTTATAAAACTATGTAATACATACGATCACTGGACATTGtgtaattattagaattaaatcAGTGTTTGTCAAGTTTAAATAATCactggtataaaaaattattagtagtattagaatctatttttatcaatcttgcataatcataataatttgaagccatcaacaaaatgaaataaaataagaaacggAGTATAAGCAGATAGCTAACCGTACAGGATGATTATTAAAGTAGcagtcttttaaaaatttatttactaaacagTAAACTTAATTGAGTCTTTTGCAGTAATTAGTCATTCCACATATGGACGGCAAATTAAatgtgagtttatttttataattccgttatttatatttccagagttctccctaggaataaaaaagggcaAGGTGCTTCCTAGCAGAAAAGGtcactttgaattttgaaagCACAATCACTTAGAAACtgtaaattatactattttatgagtatatttcaaaaaataattctctttcattatcaaaatgagagaaaatttgtagtttataaaaataattaaaggcagGCTAAAAGACAATctctgtatataaatttttttcaacaaaagtacactaaaaattattaattgataaacaacttgaaatatcttttctataattgaaattgaaaattatgagaaaatgaacatttaaaggtgaatttcttttctcttttttttaaagggtatttaatataaaaataattttaaaatttaaaaacacttaaaacattttttaatataccaagctctgaaaaaaaattcattaaaaataaaaattaaaaactagtttgTTTGCAGGCAGATAAATAAGGGTTTTCCCATATACATAAAGAATGAAATTCCATTAACTTACCACAACAGGGGTCATGGGATTGGTAGAATACAGGCGGTGCATGAAAACATAAATGAAGATTATGCCAGTTGTATACAAGAGGGTCAAAACTCCAGATGCAACAAAAAACTGAGCATTGCTCGAAAAATCAAATGGAAAAGCATAAGACTtgaaagtaatattattatctaACTTTCCACACTTCTCAGGAACACGAAGTTCAGCTTTTCCTAATCTGAAATAACAAAGCAATTAGAGTAcagtagtttatttttaatcattcctCAGTTTAATCAATCCAAACctcaacttaaaatttatttcaaaaatgacttGCTCAGTGATTCCATTAGACTTTGGAAATTGCATATCCTTAGGACCGAGGACTTCCATATTTCtaggtcttttttttaaattatttattcaaaagagatttttatttaacattctcAAACTTTTACCAAACtcttaatcaaatattattatcaattttaattaaaagcctTGACTGTTCAAATATAAAACTGcttgtttataaaattctctGTTTTGTCTATCGAGAGACagaataatgataaaatgtgtaaattaaTAGATGGATGAAAAGGTGgagaatcaatattttaaatagggaATCCcacttttagcaaaaaatgaCCCAGTTTCATAAGTCCTGGATCCTAAGGATCTGTAATTTCTAAAGTCTAAGAAGATCACTGATTATTCACATTGATGATGCCTTATTAATTGATagacaaaacaaagaatttcaaataaagaagtGTTATATTCGAAATATCAAGGCTTCTAATTTGGTCAATTCAAAAACTTGCATCAAGGAAAAGTCTAAGTAAATTGATCAACCTAATTTGATACTAAGTATTATTCTAGTTTTTTCCTTTAGCAATtaataacaaagaattttttatctatatttaaaacttgGTTCGAATTTTGCCATCATAAATCTGCTGACAAGCTTTTTTCCCCTGCGCTTAAGAGTTAAATATACCAAAAGACATGCCATGACTTATTTTTCACAtcttctctacaattttttgtgtatttgatTGGTTACAGTGCATAAGTGGAATCACTGCTTAACCTTTAGATTGTTAATTATAGAAAGCTAATTCTAGGTGGTGCAAGGATTAAAACTCATTATGAACTTAGGAATTactaacaacaatttttatttttgtgtctaaGCTTAAAGAACAAGCCATTGTATACCATCATAGTACTTTTACTGTTTACAATATGACTTGTACCATATTTAATTGagttgaaaacataaaaaactgaAGATAACACTTAAAACATAGCAACGCTTACACTTTATgtcatataaattttcttaaattgagtCTTGGTTTGCAAAttctttagaatttataaaatgtaaaaaatcttacgaatggtaaaattacatgtatatttaaaaacaatctcaTGCATACCTTGTAAACATAAGCTCAGAGACTCTACaccttaaatgtttaaatttctgcTCTGGTTTTAGATTCTTATTATTGTTTAGACACAAgtgaacttttgttttaaaactacatgccttttttttcccttttatttaacATCAGCAAGATTTACCATATCCTCAGAAAAAGAGGTTTTAGTACCTAAGGATAAGTTTTTCCCATGACAGTTAGTAttctctatattaaaatttatgtcacatattttttttactatcagaAACCTCATATATGTTTATGTAACAGCATAAATATCTTTgtaaaatctaatataaatttcatgcttCAAAATTAAAGACATCTTCCTCTCTTATGTAATTTTCTCTTCCTCAGAGAGTCAAACAGtttaaactggtttttgacatttgtagagcttagtggaagaactgactaagtgacatttttaagaaaaactcagattagtcttatttaaatatataacattcatttataatgctaaatatatatatattctaaaaatacaatgGAAGAACCAGCAAAGAGACATTATTTGAGTATTCTATAGTTAATAAACAACCTTAGAAAATCACTTGCTTGGCATCGAACGCTAAGACGTGGGGGTAAAAACTGGCAAAAGAGAAAAACTTGAAATAGCATAATTTCCAAACATTAAGGaggaatttatatattttacgaatcaataattgaaaaaaaaacaagaaaaaataacccTCAAATTGCTTCAACATTCCCTGGTTCACATTAGTTCATGTTTCAGACTCAATGCACTGGTAGTAGGTAAATGTAATCTTTTTCCCTAAGCAGAGtcccattgaaaataaatattactctgTGCTTATGCaactttttcagtttattcCTATTGTTACTAGTTGAATACTCATCCTTCTTGCtggttgaaataaaacaaattttcaataaatcggTAAGAATCATGCACACATTGAAAGAGATACACAGACACAAtcaattataacttaaaaaataccaGTTTTCTTATTTACTGCCATTTGTTGCTTTTTCTAATGACTTTACGCTATTAAGTTAAGTAAAACAAGATTTCAGAAGTTTGTTCTCTCAAAATAAAGATTCACAACCAGTATCATTTGGCATAATTCTACTGCCCGACACCAACTCCTGATAgcaaaaaattaccataatcaaCAATTTTCTCTGGTACTTGTCAGATTCGGTAAACTGTAAAAAACCTATTTCCTCAGTACTTATAGTAGGAATTGTGAAACATATATTAATAAGTATAGTACATATTAAAACAGCATCAAATAACACAACATCAGTAATACCTTTTAccaagcacttttttttctgatcatttcttttaaattgaaaataagaaaggGCTCATCTTTAAAATTGATGCACACACTTGAAACATTGAGTGTTAAATCTGGAATGATAAGCGTGCTTAgatatttgacaaaattaaaagcagAGCCGTGGTAGCTCAAGGGTTAGaccattcgccttccaataaggtgaactgggttcgaatcccaacaatgGTTGGTCGATACTAATTTTTCACCCGGCGCGATATAACCACAAAACTGCCATAAAATATCTCCAAACTGAGCAACTGACCCCAGTTGCTCAGTGGTAGgtggatcatgggctagagtccacTTGCTGACAGGCTAACTGTGGAAGTTTTTGTggatttcctctccatataacgcaaatgcggattagttccatgaaaaaaaaagtcccccacaaaatcaaatttttgacaatacttgatccagaagttctcttgtcttctggattgagttaaaaattacaaggctatgaaattgaacattattagttgtaaacccaaaatttggttAGCTGtctaacgacgattataaaataaaacaaaaaactaatggcaattttttcataaaaagcagCTACATATGAAAAAATCACAAAGATCACTTTATTTTGCTCCCTGCCAGCAGAGATTGCTATATCCTGATGCTAATTATACTTTGGTAGAAACATATCAGAATTCCA
Above is a window of Parasteatoda tepidariorum isolate YZ-2023 chromosome 5, CAS_Ptep_4.0, whole genome shotgun sequence DNA encoding:
- the LOC107440214 gene encoding synaptophysin-like protein 1, yielding MDLNLRVLIEPRGFIRIIQLVMSIFAFATTAGFETVTTIEIKCPEFEKDVQYKFGYPFKLGKAELRVPEKCGKLDNNITFKSYAFPFDFSSNAQFFVASGVLTLLYTTGIIFIYVFMHRLYSTNPMTPVVDFIASGVLSIFWFAGSCAWAQGVSDVKYYTNPANLFPDLDICLNDVQVCRTVTLGNFASLNVSLIFGFANCMLWICSLWFVYKETSFHQQIQPPAMLPQMGQQQAPPMQDQDLGGHKMGGQYEY